Proteins co-encoded in one Montipora capricornis isolate CH-2021 chromosome 12, ASM3666992v2, whole genome shotgun sequence genomic window:
- the LOC138026325 gene encoding uncharacterized protein, whose translation MQIWIYLILLAWQETFNEAKAFIVMVHNVERREIKTEPISASAGAQTLNLTSFSSSINVSLSSTNSRPFTPSSYSKASLQNDSSVATTHSTNQPSPEREISIGASVIPLSESHPTQNGESEPETEAEGEIWSEPTAQPETWPEPGPEWEKAFKLWKAAWPIHVYLFATAFLIIGVYAGYYVVLNIYDGLGRKYLSVCLNAMVLLFGITRSFVLFFDPYHQGDLINAIFFMRLLWSIGGPCLTASDSLIILALVETSRVSVAPPIFQKFRTISIVIAVHFVLVIVTDTIVSMYMEAKLMILLCQVFFSVWGITLGAGYVRLAYMLDKKLFSHKQEKDKADKIYIFLIYASGVANFFICGVMIYTMVSVFGVYTDITFVDAWHWFTLQTLFRSGEVATCVLIFTVSAKRTRVKAAVNDISEIDSQSQIFDTSPGCSAFRKLRMLCYQLRDRGKVTDISNFGNGAGKTVLTVYSGDNIIDNGNVPVVEFKASQARGRVRRKSLFSHMQKTSIENRIAQLEDAPSIVPSGKRKRRQSLFSAMHDASISNAISNFANSLSQANGDPKEDCNDRHEKPVIAALGFPSKERRTNVFSIHQETRPERNSKRQAMMEDIKEESVFEGESESSHRPTLAKKRSSDRLRQIMSSMFSSVSNNRVGNVTEPSQLCEVEEKDSSCEDSDSIPVEHA comes from the exons ATGCAAATCTGGATATACCTG ATacttttagcttggcaagaGACTTTCAACGAGGCCAAAGCCTTTATTGTGATGGTCCATAACGTGGAAAGGAGAGAAATCAAAACAGAGCCTATCTCAGCATCTGCAGGGGCACAGACATTGAATTTAACTTCATTTTCGTCTTCAATCAATG TAAGCCTCAGTTCTACAAATTCACGACCATTTACTCCTAGTTCTTACAGTAAAGCTTCACTTCAAAACGATTCATCTGTCGCAACCACCCACTCAACCAATCAGCCTAGTCCTGAAAGAGAGATTTCCATTGGTGCCTCGGTGATACCTCTGTCTGAAAGCCACCCTACACAAAATGGTGAATCGGAACCCGAGACTGAGGCAGAGGGCGAAATTTGGTCAGAACCAACCGCGCAACCAGAGACGTGGCCAGAACCTGGGCCTGAATGGGAAAAGGCCTTTAAATTGTGGAAGGCTGCATGGCCCATACACGTGTATCTATTTGCCACTGCATTTCTCATCATTGGGGTTTATGCTGGATATTATGTAGTGTTAAATATTTACGACGGCCTGGGACGCAAGTACCTGAGTGTATGTTTAAACGCCATGGTCCTTCTGTTTGGAATAACGAGATCTTTTGTTCTGTTTTTCGATCCCTATCACCAAGGGGACTTAATAAATGCCATATTTTTTATGCGTCTGTTATGGTCAATCGGAGGACCTTGTTTGACTGCTTCCGACAGCCTCATTATTTTGGCCCTTGTGGAGACTTCCAGAGTATCTGTAGCACCGCCAATATTTCAAAAGTTCAGAACAATTTCCATAGTAATTGCAGTTCACTTTGTGCTTGTAATCGTCACAGATACAATAGTTTCAATGTACATGGAGGCCAAATTGATGATTTTATTGTGTCAAGTGTTTTTTAGCGTGTGGGGAATTACTTTGGGTGCTGGTTATGTGCGGCTCGCTTATATGCTTGACAAGAAACTGTTCAGTCATAAACAAGAAAAGGATAAAGCAGACAAAATATACATCTTTCTGATTTACGCCTCGGGAGTTGCCAATTTCTTCATTTGCGGGGTTATGATCTACACCATGGTGAGCGTATTTGGAGTTTATACTGACATTACTTTTGTAGATGCGTGGCATTGGTTCACTCTTCAAACTCTTTTTCGTTCGGGTGAGGTAGCAACATGCGTCCTTATATTCACCGTCAGCGCTAAACGAACTCGTGTAAAGGCAGCTGTCAATGATATCTCCGAAATTGATTCGCAGTCGCAAATATTTGATACATCACCCGGTTGCTCGGCATTTCGTAaattgcgcatgctctgttaccaATTACGGGACAGAGGAAAAGTAACTGACATTTCGAATTTTGGAAATGGTGCAGGGAAAACAGTTTTGACGGTCTATTCGGGAGACAATATTATTGACAACGGAAATGTACCCGTTGTTGAATTTAAAGCCTCTCAGGCAAGAGGTCGGGTCAGAAGGAAAAGTCTGTTTTCGCACATGCAGAAAACTTCCATAGAAAATAGAATTGCTCAGCTGGAAGACGCTCCATCCATTGTTCCCTCTgggaaaagaaaacgaagacAGAGTTTATTTTCTGCAATGCATGATGCAAGCATTAGCAATGCCATCTCTAATTTCGCTAATTCATTGAGTCAAGCCAACGGCGACCCGAAAGAGGATTGTAATGATCGACACGAGAAGCCGGTCATTGCTgcactcggatttcctagcaAAGAAAGGCGGACAAATGTGTTCTCCATTCATCAAGAAACAAGGCCAGAAAGGAATAGTAAACGCCAAGCCATGATGGAAGACATTAAAGAGGAGTCTGTTTTTGAAGGAGAGAGTGAATCAAGCCATCGTCCTACTTTGGCGAAGAAGCGAAGTTCAGACAGATTGCGACAAATAATGTCAAGTATGTTTTCGTCGGTCAGTAATAATCGCGTTGGTAATGTAACAGAACCAAGCCAACTCTGTGAAGTGGAAGAAAAGGACAGCAGCTGCGAAGACTCAGATTCAATTCCTGTTGAACATGCATGA